The Kiritimatiellia bacterium nucleotide sequence GCCGAAGTTACCGTCACGATTTGCGGGACGTTCTGAAGATGCAGAAGCGAAAAGGCGCCGTAAATATCCTCCGTCAGGCTGCCGTCCCACGAAAGACTGAAAGCCTCGTAATGCGTGGAAACCATCAGGATCGTTTTTATCCGCCGCGCCATCAGGGCGTGAAAACGCCTGACATCCGGCTGGGCGGAGCGGGTAAGCTTCTCCTTCAGACCTTCAATGGTTATCCGGGACATGGTTTGATGCCTGTTTCGGGCTTGACGGAACAAGCGCGTTCCCCTTATTATGCCTTCAAATCCGCGGGGTTGAAAGAAAAAACGGAAGGAGAAAGCGATCAATGAAAGAAGCCAAAGTGAACGTTTTTGAAAGCGCCATCGGCCTGGTTGAAAAAACGGCTGAAATCATGAATTTTAACAAGCGTTTTCACGGCATGGAAATCATTGAGCGCATCCGCGTCCCCGACAAAATAATCATGTTCCGCGCGACCGTCCAACTGGACAGCGGTCCGATGAAAGTTTTCCATTGTTACCGGATTCAGCACAGCGATGTGCTCGGGCCTTATAAGGGCGGCATCCGTTTCCATCCCGAGGTTGATCTGGACGAAGTCAAGGCGCTGGCGCTCTGGATGACCCTCAAAACCGCGCTGGTTGATATACCTTACGGCGGAGCCAAGGGCGGCATTACCGTGGATCCCAAGTCTCTTTCCGTCACCGAGCTTGAACGCTTGGTTCGTAAATATACCTCCCGTTTGGTGAATGATATCGGGCCTAATATTGATATTCCCGCGCCGGATATGGGTACCTCGGCCCGCGAAATGGCCTGGATTTACGACGAATACCGCAAATATCGCGACGTGGCCCGCGGGGTGGTAACCGGCAAGCCGATCGCCCTGGGCGGCTCGCTCGGACGCAGGGAAGCTACCGGCCGGGGAGTTGTCTGCGCCATGCTGGAGGCGGTCAACAATCTTGGCTTGAAAAATTATACCGCCGCCGTCCAGGGGTTCGGCAACGTCGGCTCGCACGCCGCGCTTGACTTGTATCAACGCGGCATAAAAGTGACGGCGGTTGAGGATGTTACCGGGTCGGCCTGCAACCCCGACGGGCTGGATATTCCGGCCATGATCCGCCACCGCGATTCAACCGGCGGCATCAGCGGTTTTTCCGGCGGCCGTGCGCTCAATGAAAGCATCGTCGGATATTCCTGCGACGTTTTTCTGCCCTGCGCGAAGGAAAATATGATCACGGCCGAGAATGCGCCGAAAATCAAGGCCAGGCTGA carries:
- a CDS encoding Glu/Leu/Phe/Val dehydrogenase, which encodes MKEAKVNVFESAIGLVEKTAEIMNFNKRFHGMEIIERIRVPDKIIMFRATVQLDSGPMKVFHCYRIQHSDVLGPYKGGIRFHPEVDLDEVKALALWMTLKTALVDIPYGGAKGGITVDPKSLSVTELERLVRKYTSRLVNDIGPNIDIPAPDMGTSAREMAWIYDEYRKYRDVARGVVTGKPIALGGSLGRREATGRGVVCAMLEAVNNLGLKNYTAAVQGFGNVGSHAALDLYQRGIKVTAVEDVTGSACNPDGLDIPAMIRHRDSTGGISGFSGGRALNESIVGYSCDVFLPCAKENMITAENAPKIKARLIVEGANGPTTPGADKILEERGVLVVPDILANAGGVIVSYFEWVQNREGFYWEEEEVNHRLFSRMRKAYARTKEFSARKKMTMRQAAYCLALEKIVHSMVDRGVQ